A genomic segment from Sphingomonas astaxanthinifaciens DSM 22298 encodes:
- the trxA gene encoding thioredoxin TrxA, translating into MTKTVTDQSFADDVLGADMPVLVDFWAEWCGPCKMIAPALEELSQTLGDKVTIAKLNIDENPETPGKYGVRGIPTMLLFKGGEPVAQKVGALPKSQLAAWLEGAL; encoded by the coding sequence ATGACCAAGACCGTGACCGACCAGAGCTTCGCCGACGACGTGCTGGGCGCCGACATGCCCGTGCTGGTGGATTTCTGGGCGGAGTGGTGCGGGCCGTGCAAGATGATCGCCCCGGCGCTGGAGGAACTCAGCCAGACGCTCGGCGACAAGGTCACCATCGCCAAGCTCAACATCGATGAAAATCCCGAGACTCCGGGCAAATATGGTGTCCGCGGAATCCCGACCATGCTGCTGTTCAAGGGCGGTGAGCCCGTCGCGCAGAAGGTCGGCGCGCTGCCCAAGAGCCAGCTCGCCGCCTGGCTCGAGGGCGCGCTCTGA
- the addA gene encoding double-strand break repair helicase AddA, with product MSRPSALKPLDRDQAAAAEPYKHASLSASAGTGKTQVLTARVLRLLLEGAAPESILCLTFTKAAAAEMAERIGGRLAFWVGLDEAGLEAELRALGVAPDPALVARARRLFAMVLDCPGGLRIQTIHSFCQTLLGAFPAEAGITPGFRPVEGREEEALVERTLAMLAERSAAGDGGFLADLEIMSGRLGEEDVRKYLRRCAAAAEAMARFSDLAAIEPSLRRLFDLPDGDTEEHVRAECDDGRFDCDLLRRLADGHRGWKGSKNAPVHAATIDAWLAADPAERCRRLPELAKIVIKADGVPREASSGLLKALPTAAEDCLALADALARLLMLRKVGASVRLQAAGLRAGKRFADAYAAAKRAEGVADFDDLIRWSRDLLQQPGIADWIRFKLDRRTDHLLVDEAQDTNAAQWAIVRALTEEYWAGQGAGPEHRTLFMVGDFKQAIYGFQGTDPKEFEKARADFRDAALGGPLPFELLSISRSFRSSQAVLDVVDAVLGHLTHQRIGLPEASAPHLAFHAARAGSVELWPPFDVADSDDGTDEGEERWEDENRRQHASHLADFIAAELKRAPVLASTGRPLGPGDILVLVRSRASGLAALLVARLFERGVRTAGLDRLVLSEPLAVQDLLAALRFAVQPLDDLTLASLLVSPLIGWDQDQLYALAGGDRRRSLWEELRHRAGEGGMFEAARALLADLLAAADYLGPHAFLERILSGPLDGRRKLLGRLGRSARDPINELVAAAIQFENNETVTLQQFLAWLGHGALEVKRDPEGRGDDVRIMTVHGAKGLEAPLVILADATANPRDLGGTNMILDVPAEGGSFPLIRPRKDELSPPLDAIVAAEEQRDLEEHFRLLYVALTRAAERLIVAGLKPSKAISADSWHSVVGAALGAMGVEPDEKGVLRHAAGEVPSAHAEEPGPSAARVTVPAWARAPAPVEARPPRPLAPSQIAPDTDSRPPPGPDAAAAAERGRLLHALFERLPATPQPERRRTALEWLREGAGLADAAARLALVDAALAVIEDPAHAALFAPEALAEAPIAATLEDGTVVVGTVDRLLVTSEMVRVVDFKTGRRFPAGLAQVSDSHRRQMRAYGRALAVIFPGRRIELALLYTEGPVIISLPLEDEAEATHMHGNFHQESPSP from the coding sequence CGCGCCCGAATCGATCCTCTGCCTGACCTTCACCAAGGCCGCCGCCGCCGAAATGGCCGAGCGGATCGGCGGGCGTCTTGCCTTCTGGGTCGGGCTCGACGAGGCTGGGCTCGAAGCCGAACTCCGGGCGCTCGGGGTGGCGCCCGACCCCGCGCTTGTGGCCCGGGCGCGCCGTCTCTTCGCAATGGTCCTCGACTGTCCCGGCGGGCTTCGAATCCAGACCATCCACAGCTTCTGCCAGACCCTGCTGGGCGCCTTTCCCGCCGAGGCCGGGATCACCCCTGGCTTCCGCCCGGTCGAGGGGCGCGAGGAGGAAGCGCTGGTCGAGCGGACGCTGGCCATGCTTGCCGAGCGGTCGGCAGCCGGCGACGGCGGCTTTCTCGCCGATCTCGAGATCATGTCGGGGCGCCTCGGCGAGGAGGACGTCCGCAAATATCTGAGGCGCTGCGCCGCCGCGGCCGAGGCCATGGCGCGCTTTTCCGACCTCGCCGCGATCGAGCCGTCGCTGCGCCGGCTGTTCGACCTCCCCGATGGCGACACCGAGGAGCACGTCCGCGCCGAATGCGACGACGGCCGGTTCGATTGCGATCTGCTGCGCCGGCTCGCCGACGGCCACCGCGGCTGGAAGGGGTCGAAGAACGCGCCCGTCCATGCCGCGACGATCGACGCCTGGCTCGCCGCCGATCCGGCCGAGCGGTGCCGGCGATTGCCCGAGCTCGCGAAGATCGTGATCAAGGCCGATGGCGTTCCCCGCGAGGCGTCGAGCGGCCTCCTCAAGGCACTGCCGACCGCTGCCGAGGACTGCCTCGCCCTCGCCGACGCGCTCGCCAGGCTGCTGATGTTGCGCAAGGTCGGGGCCTCGGTACGATTGCAGGCCGCGGGCCTTCGCGCGGGCAAGCGCTTCGCCGACGCTTATGCCGCGGCCAAGCGCGCCGAGGGCGTGGCGGACTTCGACGACCTCATCCGCTGGTCGCGCGACCTTCTCCAGCAGCCGGGGATTGCCGACTGGATCCGCTTCAAGCTCGACCGGCGGACCGATCATCTGCTGGTCGACGAGGCGCAGGACACCAATGCCGCGCAATGGGCGATCGTGCGCGCGCTGACCGAGGAATATTGGGCCGGGCAGGGGGCGGGCCCCGAGCATCGCACCCTGTTCATGGTCGGCGATTTCAAGCAGGCGATCTACGGCTTCCAGGGGACCGACCCCAAGGAGTTCGAAAAGGCCCGCGCCGACTTCCGCGACGCCGCATTGGGCGGGCCGCTGCCCTTCGAACTGCTCTCGATCAGCCGTAGCTTCCGGTCTTCGCAGGCGGTCCTCGACGTGGTCGATGCGGTGCTCGGCCACCTCACCCACCAGCGGATCGGCCTGCCCGAGGCGAGCGCGCCGCACCTTGCCTTTCACGCCGCCCGCGCCGGCAGCGTCGAACTGTGGCCGCCCTTCGACGTGGCGGACTCCGACGACGGGACGGACGAGGGCGAGGAGCGCTGGGAGGACGAGAACCGGCGCCAACATGCCAGCCACCTCGCCGACTTCATCGCCGCCGAGCTGAAGCGCGCGCCCGTGCTCGCCTCGACCGGGCGGCCGCTCGGCCCGGGCGACATCCTGGTCCTCGTCCGCAGCCGGGCGAGCGGGCTTGCCGCCTTGCTTGTCGCGCGACTGTTCGAGCGCGGGGTGCGGACCGCCGGGCTCGACCGGCTGGTGCTGTCCGAACCGCTAGCGGTCCAGGACCTGCTCGCCGCGCTCCGCTTCGCGGTCCAGCCGCTCGACGACCTGACCCTGGCCTCGCTCCTGGTCTCGCCGCTGATCGGCTGGGACCAGGACCAGCTCTATGCGCTGGCCGGCGGCGACCGGCGGCGCTCCTTATGGGAGGAGCTGCGCCACCGTGCGGGCGAGGGCGGAATGTTCGAGGCCGCACGCGCGCTGCTCGCCGACCTCCTCGCCGCTGCCGATTATCTCGGGCCCCACGCCTTTCTCGAGCGCATCCTGTCGGGCCCGCTCGACGGGCGGCGCAAGCTGCTCGGCCGGCTCGGCCGCTCGGCGCGCGATCCCATCAACGAGCTAGTCGCCGCCGCCATCCAGTTCGAGAATAATGAGACCGTCACGCTCCAGCAGTTCCTCGCCTGGCTCGGCCATGGCGCGCTCGAGGTGAAGCGCGACCCCGAGGGCCGGGGCGACGACGTGCGGATCATGACCGTGCATGGCGCCAAGGGGCTCGAGGCACCGCTCGTCATCCTCGCCGACGCGACCGCCAACCCCAGGGACCTCGGCGGCACCAACATGATCCTCGACGTCCCCGCCGAGGGCGGCAGCTTCCCGCTCATCCGGCCGCGCAAGGACGAATTGTCGCCGCCGCTCGACGCCATTGTCGCCGCGGAGGAACAGCGCGACCTCGAGGAGCATTTCCGGCTGCTCTACGTCGCGCTGACCCGCGCGGCCGAGCGGCTGATCGTCGCTGGCCTCAAGCCGTCAAAGGCGATCTCGGCCGACAGCTGGCACAGCGTCGTCGGCGCGGCACTGGGCGCGATGGGGGTCGAGCCCGACGAGAAGGGCGTGCTTCGTCACGCCGCGGGCGAGGTGCCCTCCGCCCATGCCGAGGAACCGGGCCCGTCAGCGGCGCGCGTCACCGTCCCGGCCTGGGCCCGAGCGCCAGCCCCGGTCGAAGCGCGCCCGCCGCGGCCGCTGGCGCCCTCGCAGATCGCGCCCGACACCGACAGCCGTCCACCGCCTGGCCCCGACGCGGCCGCGGCGGCCGAGCGCGGCCGCCTGCTTCACGCGCTGTTCGAGCGGCTCCCCGCGACCCCGCAGCCTGAGCGGCGGCGGACCGCGCTCGAATGGCTTCGGGAGGGCGCCGGGCTCGCCGACGCCGCGGCCCGGCTGGCGCTGGTCGACGCGGCGCTGGCGGTGATCGAAGACCCGGCCCACGCCGCTTTGTTCGCGCCCGAAGCGCTGGCCGAGGCCCCGATCGCCGCGACGCTCGAGGACGGGACCGTGGTCGTGGGCACCGTCGACCGACTGCTGGTGACGTCGGAGATGGTGCGGGTGGTCGACTTCAAGACTGGGCGACGCTTTCCCGCCGGCCTCGCCCAGGTTTCCGACAGCCACCGCCGCCAGATGCGCGCTTATGGCCGCGCGCTCGCGGTCATCTTCCCCGGCCGCCGTATCGAACTGGCACTGCTCTACACCGAGGGGCCGGTCATCATCTCGCTTCCGCTTGAGGATGAAGCGGAGGCGACCCATATGCACGGAAACTTCCATCAGGAGTCGCCTTCCCCATGA
- the secA gene encoding preprotein translocase subunit SecA produces the protein MLQSLAKSLFGSSNDRYVAKLRRIVDAINAYEPTISALTDEELANQTVIFRQRLANGTKLDDLLPEAFATVREAAKRTLGQRHYDVQMIGGIALHRGEIAEMRTGEGKTLVATLATYLNALPGKGVHVVTVNDYLARRDAEWMGQVHNFLGLTVGVIVPNLNEDERRAAYNADITYATNNELGFDYLRDNMKYSREQMVQRPFWHAIVDEVDSILIDEARTPLIISGPTDDKSDLYIKVDALVKQLTEADYEKDEKQRSVVLTEEGTEKAERLLEEAGLIEGANLYDIANTQVVHHLNQALKANTMFRRDIDYIVKDGKVVIIDEFTGRMMDGRRWSDGLHQAVEAKEGVQIEPENQTLASITFQNYFRMYPKLSGMTGTALTEAPEFFDIYKMNVVSIPTHVPVQRIDEEDEFYKNINDKFAAIAKEIKKRQEMGQPVLVGTVSIEKSELLGEFLEKEGIRHSVLNARFHEQEAHLVAQAGRIGAVTIATNMAGRGTDIQLGGNVEFRVGDELGDMPEGPERDAAIERIRQEVQAEREQVRANGGLFVLGTERHESRRIDNQLRGRSGRQGDPGLSRFYLSLDDDLLRIFGPQTAFARLMEKNLEDGEAIVSPWISKAIETAQKKVEARNYDIRKQVVEFDDVMNDQRKVIYEQRAEIMDAEHVSDVVTDMRADTVTSLVEAHCPPGTYPEQWDVPGLKESLDEVLGLQPPLDDWLKEDAVDQELLIERIGAQADEVMVAKTSEVDPDRWQEVEKTILIQTLDHHWKEHLATLDALRQVIHLRSYAQKKPIDEYKQEAFVLFERLLVAIREDVTKTLMRAQVALEPPPLPELPAFLTQHLDPLSGFDDTADLDAAARGLIGGDGQSLNIPQPDLPEGALAQPINRNAPCPCGSGKKFKHCHGQLA, from the coding sequence ATGCTGCAATCGCTGGCCAAGTCGCTCTTCGGCTCGAGCAACGACCGTTACGTCGCCAAGCTCCGCCGGATCGTCGACGCGATCAACGCCTACGAGCCGACCATCTCGGCGCTGACCGATGAGGAGCTGGCCAACCAGACGGTCATCTTCCGCCAGAGGCTGGCCAACGGCACCAAGCTCGACGACCTCCTCCCCGAGGCCTTCGCCACGGTGCGCGAGGCGGCCAAGCGCACGCTCGGCCAGCGTCACTACGACGTGCAGATGATCGGCGGCATCGCGCTCCACCGCGGCGAGATCGCCGAGATGCGCACCGGCGAGGGCAAGACCCTGGTCGCGACGCTCGCGACCTACCTGAACGCGCTTCCGGGCAAGGGCGTCCATGTGGTCACCGTCAACGACTATCTCGCCCGCCGCGACGCCGAGTGGATGGGGCAGGTCCACAATTTCCTCGGCCTGACCGTCGGCGTGATCGTGCCGAACCTCAACGAGGACGAGCGCCGCGCGGCCTATAACGCCGACATCACCTACGCGACCAACAACGAGCTCGGCTTCGATTACCTGCGCGACAACATGAAATATTCGCGCGAGCAGATGGTCCAGCGGCCCTTCTGGCACGCGATCGTCGACGAGGTGGACTCGATCCTGATCGACGAGGCGCGCACCCCGCTGATCATCTCGGGGCCGACCGACGACAAGAGCGACCTCTACATCAAGGTCGACGCGCTGGTGAAGCAGCTCACCGAGGCCGACTACGAGAAGGACGAGAAGCAGCGCAGCGTCGTCCTCACCGAGGAAGGCACCGAAAAGGCCGAGCGGCTGCTCGAGGAAGCCGGCCTGATCGAGGGCGCGAACCTCTACGACATCGCCAACACGCAGGTGGTCCACCACCTCAACCAGGCGCTCAAGGCGAACACCATGTTCCGCCGCGACATCGACTATATCGTCAAGGACGGGAAGGTCGTCATCATCGACGAGTTCACCGGCCGGATGATGGATGGTCGGCGCTGGTCGGATGGCCTTCACCAGGCCGTCGAAGCCAAGGAAGGCGTCCAGATCGAGCCCGAGAACCAGACCCTCGCCTCGATCACCTTCCAGAACTATTTCCGCATGTATCCGAAGCTCTCGGGCATGACCGGAACCGCGCTCACCGAAGCGCCCGAATTCTTCGACATCTACAAGATGAACGTCGTCTCGATCCCGACCCACGTGCCGGTCCAGCGGATCGATGAAGAGGACGAATTCTACAAGAATATCAACGACAAGTTCGCGGCGATCGCGAAGGAGATCAAGAAGCGGCAGGAGATGGGCCAGCCCGTCCTCGTCGGAACCGTCTCGATCGAGAAGTCCGAACTGCTCGGCGAATTCCTCGAGAAGGAAGGCATCCGCCACTCGGTCCTCAACGCCCGCTTCCACGAGCAGGAAGCCCATCTCGTGGCGCAGGCCGGGCGGATCGGCGCGGTCACCATCGCCACCAACATGGCCGGCCGCGGCACCGACATCCAATTGGGCGGCAACGTCGAGTTCCGGGTCGGCGACGAGCTCGGCGACATGCCCGAAGGCCCCGAGCGCGACGCCGCGATCGAGCGGATCAGGCAGGAGGTCCAGGCCGAACGCGAGCAGGTTCGCGCCAATGGCGGCCTCTTCGTCCTCGGCACCGAGCGCCACGAAAGCCGCCGCATCGACAACCAGCTGCGCGGCCGTTCGGGCCGTCAGGGCGACCCGGGCCTGTCGCGCTTCTATCTCAGCCTCGACGACGACCTGCTGCGCATCTTCGGCCCGCAGACCGCCTTCGCCCGCCTGATGGAGAAGAACCTCGAGGACGGTGAGGCGATCGTCTCCCCGTGGATATCCAAGGCCATCGAGACCGCGCAGAAGAAGGTCGAGGCGCGCAACTACGACATCCGCAAGCAGGTCGTCGAATTCGACGACGTGATGAACGACCAGCGCAAGGTCATCTACGAGCAGCGCGCCGAGATCATGGACGCCGAGCATGTCTCGGACGTCGTCACCGACATGCGCGCCGACACCGTCACCAGCCTGGTCGAAGCGCATTGCCCGCCGGGGACCTATCCCGAGCAATGGGATGTCCCGGGCCTCAAGGAGAGCCTCGACGAGGTCCTCGGCCTCCAGCCGCCGCTCGACGACTGGCTCAAGGAAGATGCGGTCGACCAGGAATTGCTGATCGAACGGATCGGTGCCCAGGCCGACGAGGTGATGGTCGCCAAGACCAGCGAGGTCGATCCCGACCGCTGGCAGGAGGTCGAGAAGACCATCCTCATCCAGACGCTCGACCACCATTGGAAGGAGCATCTGGCGACGCTCGACGCGCTGCGCCAGGTCATCCACCTGCGCTCCTATGCGCAGAAGAAGCCGATCGACGAATATAAGCAGGAAGCCTTCGTCCTGTTCGAGCGCCTGCTGGTCGCGATCCGCGAGGACGTCACCAAGACGCT